One segment of Balaenoptera ricei isolate mBalRic1 chromosome 8, mBalRic1.hap2, whole genome shotgun sequence DNA contains the following:
- the FGF4 gene encoding fibroblast growth factor 4 — protein MAGPGAAAAALLPAVLLAVLAPWAGRGGAAAPTAPNGTLEAELERRWESLVARSLARLPVAAQPKEAAVQSGAGDYLLGIKRLRRLYCNVGIGFHLQVLPDGRIGGVHADTSDSLLELSPVERGVVSVFGVASRFFVAMSSRGKLYGSPFFTDECKFKEILLPNNYNAYECYRYPGMFIALSKNGKTKKGNRVSPTMKVTHFLPRL, from the exons ATGGCGGGGCCCGGGGCGGCCGCGGCTGCGCTGCTCCCGGCGGTGCTGCTGGCCGTGCTGGCGCCCTGGGCCGGCCGAGGGGGCGCCGCCGCGCCCACCGCACCCAACGGCACGCTGGAGGCCGAGCTGGAGCGTCGCTGGGAGAGCCTGGTGGCGCGCTCGCTGGCGCGCCTGCCGGTGGCCGCGCAGCCCAAGGAGGCTGCCGTCCAGAGCGGCGCCGGGGACTACCTGCTGGGCATCAAAAGGCTGCGGAGGCTCTACTGCAACGTGGGCATCGGCTTCCACCTCCAGGTGCTCCCGGACGGCCGCATCGGCGGCGTGCACGCGGACACGAGTGACA GCCTGCTGGAGCTCTCGCCCGTGGAGCGGGGAGTGGTGAGCGTCTTCGGCGTGGCCAGCCGGTTCTTCGTGGCCATGAGCAGCAGGGGCAAACTCTACGGCTCG CCTTTCTTCACCGATGAGTGCAAGTTCAAAGAGATCCTCCTCCCCAACAACTACAACGCCTATGAGTGCTACAGGTACCCCGGCATGTTCATCGCCCTGAGTAAGAACGGGAAGACCAAGAAGGGGAACCGGGTGTCACCCACCATGAAGGTCACCCATTTCCTCCCCAGGCTGTGA